TGTTAACGCTCAACGCGCGCTCGATCACCAGACGCTCCAGCGCAATGTTGGTCTCGCCCTGGGACAAGCCCTGAACCCCAACGATCGCGCCGGCACGCTTGGCAATCTGCTGGCAAACGCCGCGCAACTGGTCGGAATGGCCGTGATGCAGAACCGCATCGAACACCACCTCATCCTTGTTCCAGTCAGCAACCAGCTTGATCCGCGCCTGAATCTCCTTCGGCAGACGTGCGAACAATGCTTTGCTGATGTCGGACTCTGGCCATACCGCCGAACCGCCTACCGCGAGCACCGCCGCCAGTTGCGTCAGCAGATCACCTTCAACCTCCGCCAGGCACAGGACGTGCTCGCGCGGCAGAATCGCATAGCTGTTCTTCTCGCCAGTCGGGCCGGCCAGTACGCGGGTGATGCCGCTCTGCGATTGCGCAGCGTACTGCACGCACAGAGTGCTCAGGTCGGCGTATTTGTTGCTTTCAGCCCAGGCTTTCAGCGCGTTCAGTGGTTTGCTCATGGCATCGCGCAGACGAACATCCGGGGCCACGGCAGCATCACCGCGAGCGAAGGATTGTTCGATGGCGTCAGTAGGACGGGTCGCCAGCAAACGGTACAGATACAGCGGGCCACCGGCTTTCGGGCCAGTGCCCGAGAGGCCTTCGCCGCCGAATGGCTGCACGCCAACCACGGCACCAACGATGTTGCGGTTAACGTAGACGTTGCCGGCGTTGACGTTGTCGATCACCTTGGCGATGGTCTCGTCGATACGCGTGTGCACGCCCAGCGTCAGGCCATAACCGGAAGCGTTGATCTGAGCGATCAGTTGATCGATCTCTTTACGCTTGTAGCGCACCACGTGCAGCACCGGGCCGAAGATCTCGCGTTGCAGCTCGTCGAAGCTTTCCAGCTCGATCAGGGTCGGCATGACGAAGGTGCCGCGTTTGACTTCTTCGGTGTCAGCGATCGCCACTTGGTAGACGTTGCGACCTTTGTCGCGCATGCCTTGGATGTGCTTGTCGATGCCAGCTTTGGCTTCGGCGTCGATCACCGGGCCGATGTCCACGGACAGACGCTCCGGGTTGCCGAGACGGCTTTCCGCCATCGCACCTTTGAGCATTTCGATGACGCGATCGGCGGAATCTTCCTGCAGGCACAATACGCGCAGCGCCGAGCAACGCTGACCGGCGCTGTCGAAAGCTGAGGACACCACGTCGATGACGACTTGCTCGGTTAGAGCCGAGGAGTCGACGATCATCGCGTTCTGGCCACCGGTTTCGGCGATCAGCGGAATCGGACGGCCCTGGCTGTCGAGGCGGCCAGCGATGTTGCGTTGCAGCAGACGCGCGACTTCGGTGGAACCGGTGAACATCACGCCTTTGACGCGCTCATCGCCGACCAGACCGGCGCCGACGGTTTCACCGCGACCCGGTAGCAGTTGCAGCACGCCTTCCGGGATCCCGGCTTCAAGCAGCAAACGCACGGCTTGAGCCGCCACCAGCGGAGTTTGCTCGGCAGGCTTGGCCAATACCGGGTTACCGGCAGCCAATGCCGCAGCGACTTGACCGCTGAAGATCGCCAGCGGGAAGTTCCACGGGCTGATGCACACCACCGGACCCAGTGGGCGGTGGGCGTCGTTACTGAAATCGTTGCGCGCCTGCACTGCGTAGTAACGCAGGAAATCGACTGCTTCGCGGACTTCGGCGATGGCGTTGGCGTAGGTCTTGCCGGCTTCGCGAGCCAGCAGGCCCATCAGCGGCTGGATCTCGCCTTCCATCAAATCAGCGGCACGTTCCAGAATCGCTGCGCGTTCGGCGGGCGGGGTGGCCTGCCAGATCGGCGCAGCGTTCAGCGCGCATTGAATGGCGTTGTCGACGTCTTCGACGGTAGCTTCCTGAACATGACCGACCACATCGCGGTGATCCGACGGGTTCAGCACCGCTGCCGGCGTTTCAGTGCTGGAAGCGCAACCGAGCATCGGCGCGGCTTTCCAGTCGTTGTGGGCAGTGGCCAGCAAAGCGCAGGACAGCGAAGCCAGACGATGTTCGTTGGCCATGTCGATGCCGCTGGAGTTGGCTCGCTCGGCGCCGTACAGGTCACGCGGCAGCGGAATGCGCGGGTGCGGCAGGCCGAATCCACCTTCCACGGTCGCCATCTGCTCGATCTGCGCCACCGGATCGGCCACCAGTTCCTGAATCGAAATCGACTGGTCGGCGATGCGGTTGACGAATGAGGTGTTCGCACCGTTTTCCAGCAAGCGACGTACGAGGTACGCCAGCAGCGTTTCGTGGGTACCGACCGGTGCGTACACGCGGCACGGACGGTTTAGCTTGCCTTCGGAAACTTTGCCTACA
This region of Pseudomonas sp. R84 genomic DNA includes:
- the putA gene encoding trifunctional transcriptional regulator/proline dehydrogenase/L-glutamate gamma-semialdehyde dehydrogenase, encoding MATTTLGVKLDDPTRERLKAAATSIDRTPHWLIKQAIFNYLEKLEGGATLTELNGLTAKDADEAGEVHTDHAHQCFLEFAESILPQSVLRASITAAYRRPEPEVVPMLIEQARLPAPMAEATNKLAAAIAEKLRNQKSAGGRAGIVQGLLQEFSLSSQEGVALMCLAEALLRIPDKGTRDALIRDKISTGNWHPHLGNSPSLFVNAATWGLLLTGKLVSTHNEAGLTSSLSRIIGKSGEPMIRKGVDMAMRLMGEQFVTGETIAEALANASKFEAKGFRYSYDMLGEAALTEHDAQKYLASYEQAIHSIGKASHGRGIYEGPGISIKLSALHPRYSRAQYERVMDELYPRLLSLTLLAKQYDIGLNIDAEEADRLELSLDLLERLCFEPQLTGWNGIGFVIQAYQKRCPYVIDYVIDLARRSRHRLMIRLVKGAYWDSEIKRAQVEGLEGYPVYTRKVYTDVSYIACARKLLSVPEVIYPQFATHNAHTLSAIYHIAGQNYYPGQYEFQCLHGMGEPLYEQVVGKVSEGKLNRPCRVYAPVGTHETLLAYLVRRLLENGANTSFVNRIADQSISIQELVADPVAQIEQMATVEGGFGLPHPRIPLPRDLYGAERANSSGIDMANEHRLASLSCALLATAHNDWKAAPMLGCASSTETPAAVLNPSDHRDVVGHVQEATVEDVDNAIQCALNAAPIWQATPPAERAAILERAADLMEGEIQPLMGLLAREAGKTYANAIAEVREAVDFLRYYAVQARNDFSNDAHRPLGPVVCISPWNFPLAIFSGQVAAALAAGNPVLAKPAEQTPLVAAQAVRLLLEAGIPEGVLQLLPGRGETVGAGLVGDERVKGVMFTGSTEVARLLQRNIAGRLDSQGRPIPLIAETGGQNAMIVDSSALTEQVVIDVVSSAFDSAGQRCSALRVLCLQEDSADRVIEMLKGAMAESRLGNPERLSVDIGPVIDAEAKAGIDKHIQGMRDKGRNVYQVAIADTEEVKRGTFVMPTLIELESFDELQREIFGPVLHVVRYKRKEIDQLIAQINASGYGLTLGVHTRIDETIAKVIDNVNAGNVYVNRNIVGAVVGVQPFGGEGLSGTGPKAGGPLYLYRLLATRPTDAIEQSFARGDAAVAPDVRLRDAMSKPLNALKAWAESNKYADLSTLCVQYAAQSQSGITRVLAGPTGEKNSYAILPREHVLCLAEVEGDLLTQLAAVLAVGGSAVWPESDISKALFARLPKEIQARIKLVADWNKDEVVFDAVLHHGHSDQLRGVCQQIAKRAGAIVGVQGLSQGETNIALERLVIERALSVNTAAAGGNASLMTIG